One segment of Capnocytophaga sp. oral taxon 878 DNA contains the following:
- a CDS encoding IS630 family transposase has protein sequence MELTVSPTEIEELRKLQRNLQGRSDYARVTCILMLSMGNTPIFVADCLGIDISTVYRYRSLYLEGGLDKLLENRYRGYQGLLNIFQIESLKQELRTHLYTDAKQVSQWVKDTFEVTYTPQGMADLLNRIGFSYKKTTEVPCEADPLKQKLFAEALSKILQEKEEGDVVYFADGVHPTHNSRSTYAWIEKGKEFQQPTVSGRDRVNINGLLNAYDVTDVIALDCECVNAESTKELYELALKKHPNAKNIYIISDNARYYHNKELQNWVEDNRIKQIFLPPYSPNLNLIERLWKFLRKKVINTGFYRNKTEFRDAIRNFFDNIHTYKKELESLLTLNFRLINSQTISF, from the coding sequence ATGGAACTAACAGTGTCACCAACAGAAATAGAGGAACTTAGAAAGCTCCAACGCAACTTGCAAGGTCGCTCGGATTATGCCCGAGTTACCTGCATTTTGATGCTTTCTATGGGCAATACTCCTATTTTTGTTGCTGATTGCTTGGGTATAGACATTTCTACTGTTTATCGTTATCGTTCCTTATATCTTGAAGGAGGACTAGATAAACTCCTTGAGAATCGTTATAGAGGTTATCAAGGTCTGCTTAATATTTTTCAAATAGAATCCTTAAAACAAGAGTTACGCACACATCTTTATACAGATGCAAAACAAGTATCTCAATGGGTTAAAGACACTTTTGAAGTTACCTATACTCCACAAGGAATGGCTGATTTACTTAACAGAATTGGTTTTTCCTACAAGAAAACAACCGAAGTGCCTTGTGAAGCGGATCCTTTAAAACAAAAACTATTTGCTGAAGCACTCTCTAAAATTCTTCAAGAAAAGGAAGAAGGGGATGTGGTGTATTTTGCCGATGGTGTTCATCCTACGCACAACAGCCGTTCCACTTATGCTTGGATAGAGAAAGGTAAAGAGTTTCAACAACCAACAGTTAGTGGGCGTGATAGAGTGAATATTAATGGTTTACTTAATGCTTATGATGTTACAGATGTAATAGCTCTTGATTGTGAATGCGTTAATGCAGAATCAACAAAAGAACTTTACGAATTAGCTCTTAAAAAGCATCCAAACGCTAAAAATATTTATATTATATCCGATAATGCTCGCTACTATCACAATAAAGAACTTCAAAACTGGGTAGAAGATAATAGAATCAAGCAAATTTTCTTGCCTCCATACTCTCCGAACCTCAATTTAATAGAGCGCTTGTGGAAATTCTTACGAAAAAAAGTAATCAATACGGGTTTCTATCGGAACAAGACAGAATTCCGAGATGCTATAAGGAATTTCTTTGATAATATACATACTTATAAAAAGGAGTTAGAGTCACTTCTAACTCTCAATTTCCGTTTGATAAATTCGCAAACCATTTCTTTTTGA